In Bacillus sp. DX3.1, the following proteins share a genomic window:
- a CDS encoding SMI1/KNR4 family protein: MNFEYAFPPTSPREIENFEEKYNIKLPDEYKQFLLLNNGGKAEKRRFVTNDGRKEGIVESSVVLFFPLFTETKPNLEEMFNKYNLGKVVPSHFFPIGYSIGESLVCLLVEGEEKGNIYYCDMDYFEQDNGLLDEEIKFIAKDFSTFLNELKAPPKS, encoded by the coding sequence ATGAACTTTGAATATGCGTTTCCTCCAACAAGCCCAAGGGAAATTGAAAACTTTGAGGAGAAATATAATATTAAGTTACCAGATGAGTATAAACAATTTTTATTATTGAATAATGGAGGGAAAGCAGAAAAAAGAAGGTTTGTTACAAATGATGGCAGGAAAGAAGGTATTGTAGAATCTTCTGTTGTATTGTTTTTTCCTTTATTTACTGAAACGAAACCTAATTTAGAAGAAATGTTTAATAAATATAATTTAGGGAAAGTAGTTCCTTCTCATTTTTTCCCTATTGGTTATAGCATAGGTGAAAGTTTAGTCTGTTTATTAGTTGAAGGAGAGGAAAAAGGGAACATTTACTATTGTGATATGGATTATTTTGAACAAGATAATGGATTACTAGATGAAGAAATAAAATTTATTGCAAAAGATTTTTCAACATTTCTAAATGAACTTAAAGCTCCACCGAAAAGTTAA
- a CDS encoding OFA family MFS transporter: MKQSSVNPWLVVLGTVIVQMGLGTIYTWSLFNQPLVSKYGWSLNAVAITFSITSLSLAFSTMFASKLQEKWGLRKLIMIAGLALGIGLMLSSQVSSLLMLYVLAGVVVGYADGTAYITTLSNLIKWFPERKGLIAGISVSAYGMGSLIFKYINTKFIDSVGVSQAFLYWGLIVAVMIVIGACFIHKAAEQDTVHETKSHDYTTREMLRTKEVYLLFIMLFTSCMSGLYLIGMVKDIGVQLVGLSAATAANAVAMVAIFNTLGRIILGPLSDKIGRLKIVTSTFVVIATSVFVLSFVDLNYGIYFVCVASVAFCFGGNITIFPAIVGDFFGLKNHSKNYGIVYQGFGFGALAGSFIGAILGGFKPTFMVIGVLCVVSFIIAILIQPPNQKKEKQENYRSVA; this comes from the coding sequence ATGAAACAATCATCTGTTAATCCATGGCTTGTTGTCCTCGGTACAGTCATAGTACAAATGGGACTTGGAACGATATATACATGGAGCTTATTCAATCAGCCTTTAGTGAGTAAATACGGCTGGAGTCTTAACGCTGTTGCTATAACCTTCTCAATCACTAGCCTTTCTTTAGCATTTTCAACTATGTTTGCGAGTAAATTACAAGAGAAATGGGGACTTCGTAAACTCATTATGATAGCGGGATTAGCCTTAGGAATTGGCTTGATGCTTAGTTCGCAAGTTTCCTCATTACTAATGCTTTATGTACTAGCAGGAGTTGTTGTAGGTTACGCAGATGGTACAGCATATATTACCACACTATCCAATTTAATAAAGTGGTTTCCAGAGCGTAAAGGTTTAATTGCTGGTATATCTGTCTCCGCATATGGCATGGGTAGCCTAATTTTTAAATACATTAACACTAAGTTCATTGATTCAGTTGGTGTATCACAAGCGTTTTTATATTGGGGCTTAATTGTTGCAGTTATGATAGTGATAGGCGCTTGTTTTATCCATAAGGCCGCTGAACAAGATACAGTTCATGAAACAAAAAGTCATGACTATACAACAAGAGAAATGCTACGCACAAAAGAAGTTTATCTGTTATTTATTATGTTATTTACATCATGTATGAGTGGCTTATACTTAATTGGCATGGTAAAAGATATCGGTGTTCAACTTGTAGGGCTTAGCGCAGCAACAGCAGCTAATGCTGTCGCTATGGTTGCGATCTTTAATACGCTTGGCCGAATCATTTTGGGACCGTTGTCAGATAAAATCGGCCGTTTAAAAATTGTTACCTCAACGTTTGTCGTTATAGCTACGTCTGTCTTTGTTCTCAGTTTTGTGGATTTAAATTATGGCATTTATTTCGTCTGTGTAGCAAGCGTTGCTTTTTGTTTTGGTGGAAATATCACTATTTTCCCAGCTATTGTTGGTGATTTCTTTGGTCTAAAAAATCATAGTAAAAACTACGGAATCGTGTATCAAGGCTTTGGTTTTGGAGCACTCGCAGGTTCCTTTATCGGTGCAATTCTAGGTGGATTTAAACCAACTTTTATGGTGATTGGCGTATTGTGTGTTGTGTCATTTATTATCGCTATTTTAATTCAACCACCTAATCAGAAAAAAGAAAAACAAGAAAATTATCGCAGCGTAGCGTGA
- a CDS encoding CPBP family intramembrane glutamic endopeptidase: MKNIKDKTKKTKKDFNPKDAVLVFSSFTFICVAIIFILMVYDVLTIQNFLSFDKPIRMIMNIFIASFALLLFGVILTLYIPSKYIDDTNKSYQNYSLLSIFVFMFLGALFEELLFRGIIQNLLFIFIENQWIAIITTTLFFLGFHTQYFKKPIMLINISVPSLTFGWIYFETNNILVPFVVHFLMNLGITLLFKYNLIRVKK; the protein is encoded by the coding sequence ATGAAAAATATAAAAGACAAAACCAAGAAAACAAAAAAGGATTTCAATCCAAAAGACGCTGTTTTAGTATTCTCTTCTTTTACATTCATTTGCGTGGCTATCATTTTTATTCTTATGGTTTATGATGTACTCACAATTCAAAATTTCCTATCATTCGATAAACCAATCAGAATGATAATGAATATATTTATTGCTTCGTTTGCTCTACTTTTGTTTGGTGTAATTTTAACGCTTTACATTCCCTCGAAATACATTGACGATACAAACAAGAGTTATCAAAATTATTCACTGTTAAGTATTTTTGTCTTTATGTTTTTAGGAGCGTTATTTGAAGAACTTTTGTTTAGAGGAATTATTCAAAATTTGCTTTTCATATTTATAGAGAACCAATGGATTGCAATTATAACAACTACTTTATTTTTCTTAGGTTTTCATACCCAATACTTCAAAAAGCCTATAATGCTAATAAATATAAGCGTTCCAAGTTTGACTTTTGGTTGGATATATTTTGAAACAAACAATATTTTAGTACCATTTGTTGTACATTTTCTAATGAACTTAGGAATAACGCTATTATTCAAATACAATTTAATAAGAGTTAAAAAATAA
- a CDS encoding SMI1/KNR4 family protein yields the protein MEKVKWLFTEEIMDEKIIDKIEKSFGVIFPKDYKECVRKYNGGYPEPNNFEFENGGEGVINDLLSFTSQEMNIEMFYDPIQPEMEGIIPFARDPFGNLICFDYRENKLSPTIAFWDHEEQGEAAIEIICHTFSELLDGLYNE from the coding sequence ATGGAAAAAGTAAAGTGGTTATTTACAGAAGAAATAATGGATGAAAAAATAATAGATAAGATAGAGAAATCTTTTGGCGTGATTTTCCCAAAAGATTATAAAGAATGTGTAAGAAAGTACAATGGCGGATATCCAGAACCAAATAATTTTGAATTTGAAAATGGGGGAGAAGGTGTAATAAATGATCTATTAAGTTTTACAAGTCAAGAAATGAATATAGAGATGTTTTATGATCCTATACAGCCTGAGATGGAAGGGATTATTCCTTTTGCTAGAGATCCTTTTGGAAATCTAATATGTTTTGATTATCGGGAGAATAAACTATCACCAACAATTGCATTTTGGGATCATGAGGAACAAGGAGAAGCAGCTATAGAGATAATTTGTCATACATTTTCAGAGCTATTAGATGGATTATATAATGAGTAA
- a CDS encoding alpha/beta hydrolase: METKQDLLLQGQMMNIRGKELYVELHGSPENPPVLYLHGGPGESCYDFSFHQAERLRDSFYLIALDQRGVCRSEAIAETEPFGLQDLIEDCEALREKLQVDRWSIIGHSFGGFLALLYATTYPQSIHKIIFEGPTFDFELTTRSLLKKTGALLKKYGKEELSNQCVILSESNASSKELLEGYLELSDELEEQRMEIYCPPHVSDETDYNLYSEEEWEVFYHRSDIHFTRLREEGKVYQSLLPKLQQVSQQMLLLIGKYDAVTCEKQIETFLRDVRNGKIIVLEDSGHTPHYEAADRFAEIVIDYLK, translated from the coding sequence ATGGAAACAAAACAAGATCTGTTATTACAGGGACAAATGATGAACATAAGAGGAAAAGAATTGTACGTTGAACTTCATGGTTCACCTGAAAACCCACCAGTACTGTATTTACATGGAGGGCCTGGAGAAAGTTGCTATGATTTTTCTTTTCATCAAGCTGAGCGATTAAGAGATTCCTTTTATCTTATTGCACTAGATCAACGAGGGGTATGCCGCTCAGAGGCAATTGCTGAGACAGAACCTTTTGGATTACAGGATCTTATTGAAGACTGTGAAGCCTTAAGAGAGAAATTGCAAGTTGATAGATGGTCAATTATTGGACATTCCTTTGGTGGATTTCTCGCTTTGTTATATGCAACAACGTATCCGCAATCAATTCATAAGATCATTTTTGAAGGTCCTACATTTGATTTTGAGTTAACAACGAGGTCATTGTTGAAGAAAACGGGAGCATTATTGAAGAAGTATGGAAAAGAAGAACTTAGTAACCAATGTGTAATATTATCAGAAAGTAATGCTTCATCAAAAGAACTTCTTGAGGGATATTTAGAATTAAGCGATGAATTAGAAGAACAACGAATGGAAATTTATTGCCCGCCTCATGTTAGCGATGAAACGGATTATAATTTGTATAGTGAAGAAGAATGGGAAGTGTTTTATCATCGTTCAGACATTCATTTCACAAGATTGCGAGAGGAAGGGAAGGTCTATCAATCTTTATTACCAAAATTACAACAAGTGTCACAGCAAATGTTATTACTAATTGGCAAATATGATGCAGTAACCTGCGAAAAACAAATTGAAACGTTTTTACGAGATGTGAGAAATGGAAAAATAATCGTGCTTGAAGACAGTGGGCATACGCCGCACTATGAAGCAGCGGATCGATTTGCGGAGATTGTAATTGATTATCTGAAATGA
- a CDS encoding nucleotidyltransferase family protein, with amino-acid sequence MKIKNEQDIIQLIQEDTWMMEILQTAKSLHLPDWWVCAGFIRSKIWDVLHNFKVRTTLPDIDIIYFDSSNINELEEKKLEELLKKLNPNIPWSVKNQARMHIINNMPPYFSSVDAISKFPETATALGVTLDEMNNVVLTAPCGIEDVLNLKVTPTPHFTKSRERVDMYEARLRKKNWQSMWPNITIYHTEI; translated from the coding sequence ATGAAAATCAAAAACGAACAAGATATTATACAGCTTATTCAAGAAGATACATGGATGATGGAAATATTACAGACAGCAAAATCATTACATCTACCTGATTGGTGGGTTTGCGCTGGGTTTATTCGTTCAAAGATTTGGGATGTGCTTCATAACTTTAAAGTACGAACAACTTTGCCCGATATAGACATCATTTATTTTGACAGTTCAAATATTAATGAACTAGAAGAGAAAAAACTAGAAGAGCTACTTAAAAAATTGAATCCTAATATCCCATGGTCAGTAAAAAATCAGGCAAGAATGCATATCATTAATAACATGCCTCCCTATTTTTCTTCAGTAGATGCGATTTCCAAATTTCCCGAAACAGCAACTGCTCTTGGGGTTACGTTAGATGAAATGAACAATGTCGTTTTAACAGCTCCTTGTGGAATCGAAGATGTTCTCAATTTAAAAGTAACACCAACGCCACATTTCACAAAATCGAGAGAACGTGTTGATATGTATGAAGCTCGATTAAGAAAGAAAAATTGGCAAAGTATGTGGCCTAACATTACAATCTATCATACCGAAATATAA
- a CDS encoding sodium-dependent transporter, with amino-acid sequence MKQTEQWTSKLGFIMAAAGSAIGLGAIWKFPYIAGKSGGGAFFLIFILFTVLIGLPLLVAEFMIGRSTQKQAIGAFKSIAPHTGWHWIGRLGVGTCFILLSFYSVVGGWVLIYLFRGITGQLITPHQNYSSLFTETIGNPVWAIVGHFAFMFITIWVVSKGVQNGIEKASKYMLPALFVLFVALIIRSLTLDGAMQGVKFFLQPDFSKITSESILFAMGQSFFAISIGISIMVTYSSYLNKKESLPRSAVTIVGLNLFVSLFAGLAIFPAVFSLGMEPTEGPGLLFIVLPSVFSQIPFGSLFLTVFLALFTFATLTSAFSLLETVVSALANGKPERRKKLSWMIGFFIFLVGIPSALSFGVWSDITIFGKNIFDAIDFLSSNILMPLGALFISIFVSFKMERKVLEAEFFVGGNYGKSLFTCWIFLLRFVAPIAIIIVFLNVIGII; translated from the coding sequence ATGAAACAGACGGAGCAATGGACTTCGAAACTAGGATTTATAATGGCCGCAGCAGGATCAGCAATTGGACTCGGAGCAATTTGGAAATTCCCTTATATTGCCGGAAAGAGTGGGGGAGGAGCGTTCTTTTTAATTTTTATATTGTTTACAGTATTAATAGGTCTTCCGTTATTAGTAGCTGAATTTATGATAGGGCGCAGCACTCAAAAACAAGCAATTGGAGCATTTAAAAGCATCGCACCACATACAGGGTGGCATTGGATTGGACGTCTTGGTGTTGGAACTTGTTTTATTCTACTATCCTTTTATAGCGTTGTTGGTGGCTGGGTATTAATCTACTTATTCCGTGGTATAACAGGACAACTTATTACACCACATCAAAACTATAGTTCTCTATTTACAGAAACAATTGGAAATCCAGTTTGGGCAATTGTTGGGCATTTTGCTTTTATGTTTATTACGATTTGGGTTGTATCAAAAGGGGTACAAAATGGAATTGAAAAAGCAAGTAAATATATGTTACCAGCACTGTTCGTTTTGTTTGTTGCACTAATTATTCGTTCGTTAACACTTGATGGTGCGATGCAAGGTGTGAAGTTTTTCTTACAGCCTGACTTCTCAAAAATCACATCAGAAAGTATTTTGTTTGCGATGGGACAATCATTCTTTGCTATTAGCATTGGAATTTCTATCATGGTCACTTATAGCTCTTACTTAAATAAAAAAGAAAGTTTACCACGTTCAGCGGTAACAATTGTTGGACTAAACCTATTTGTTTCTCTATTTGCAGGACTTGCTATTTTTCCAGCAGTATTTTCACTAGGAATGGAGCCAACAGAAGGGCCAGGATTACTATTTATCGTCTTGCCATCAGTCTTTAGTCAAATTCCATTTGGAAGTCTCTTCTTAACAGTATTTCTTGCTCTATTTACATTTGCTACACTAACATCTGCATTTTCATTACTTGAAACAGTTGTTTCTGCATTAGCAAATGGAAAGCCAGAAAGAAGAAAGAAATTATCGTGGATGATTGGATTCTTTATTTTCCTTGTAGGTATCCCCTCTGCACTTTCATTTGGGGTATGGAGTGATATCACGATCTTTGGTAAAAATATTTTTGATGCAATAGATTTCTTATCTAGTAATATATTAATGCCGCTTGGAGCACTATTTATTAGTATTTTCGTATCCTTTAAAATGGAGAGAAAAGTACTAGAAGCTGAATTCTTTGTAGGTGGAAACTACGGAAAATCATTATTTACATGTTGGATTTTCTTGCTTCGATTTGTTGCTCCAATTGCGATTATTATCGTCTTTTTGAATGTGATTGGGATTATTTAA
- a CDS encoding iron-containing alcohol dehydrogenase — MQEIAEFRMPKAVLYGRNSLEKLGEQAIQYGKKAFIISDSIMEKLGYVEACVQQLKAKKIDVIIYANVNAEPTNIHISEALSLCLKGECDLIIGLGGGSCIDAAKAVAVLYTNGGEIENYAQNQIIVEKSPLPLIAIPTTSGTGSEVTSVTVITNTVTNIKMMMKHPCFTPQVAIIDPLLTRSVPPYMTAATGIDALCHAIEAYISRFAQPLTDVLALAAIGTIMKYLRIAYEDGDHMEAREAMMIASLQAGVAFTNASVTLVHGMSRPIGAMFHVPHGISNAMLLPAILEFTKDCTVKRLAEIGRVICPDLKTLSEEELANLAVKEVKQLCSDLHIPNLREYGIQQTEFEHVISKMAKDALASGSPSNNPRIPSYHEVIKLYRICYDYRHEDSTSIV; from the coding sequence TTGCAAGAAATAGCAGAGTTTCGTATGCCAAAGGCCGTATTATATGGAAGGAACTCACTTGAGAAATTAGGAGAACAAGCAATCCAGTATGGAAAGAAAGCTTTTATAATAAGTGATTCTATCATGGAGAAGCTTGGTTATGTTGAAGCATGTGTGCAACAATTAAAAGCGAAGAAAATAGATGTCATCATATATGCAAATGTAAATGCAGAACCAACAAACATCCATATTTCGGAAGCGCTATCACTGTGTTTAAAAGGAGAATGTGATCTTATCATTGGTCTTGGCGGAGGAAGTTGTATTGATGCCGCAAAAGCTGTTGCTGTGCTGTATACAAATGGGGGGGAGATTGAAAATTATGCTCAAAATCAGATTATAGTAGAAAAATCTCCATTACCGCTTATTGCTATCCCAACAACTTCTGGTACAGGTTCAGAAGTTACAAGTGTCACTGTCATTACAAATACAGTGACAAATATAAAAATGATGATGAAACATCCATGTTTTACTCCACAAGTAGCGATTATCGATCCATTACTTACACGTTCTGTTCCACCTTATATGACTGCAGCAACAGGAATAGATGCATTATGTCATGCGATTGAAGCATATATTTCACGGTTTGCACAACCGCTTACGGATGTACTCGCACTTGCAGCAATTGGAACAATTATGAAATATCTTCGCATCGCATATGAAGATGGAGATCATATGGAAGCAAGGGAAGCGATGATGATTGCTTCTTTGCAAGCAGGTGTAGCATTTACGAATGCATCCGTCACATTAGTTCACGGTATGTCTCGCCCGATTGGAGCGATGTTTCATGTTCCACATGGAATTTCAAATGCGATGTTACTACCTGCTATATTGGAATTTACGAAAGATTGTACAGTGAAGAGACTTGCAGAAATTGGTCGAGTAATCTGTCCAGATTTGAAAACGTTGTCAGAAGAGGAACTTGCAAATCTTGCGGTAAAAGAGGTAAAGCAACTCTGTTCCGATCTTCATATTCCTAATTTACGGGAATATGGGATACAGCAAACGGAATTTGAACATGTCATTTCGAAAATGGCAAAAGATGCGCTTGCTAGTGGTAGTCCAAGTAATAACCCGCGGATTCCATCGTATCACGAAGTTATAAAGTTATATCGTATTTGTTATGATTATCGCCATGAAGATTCTACAAGCATTGTATAA
- a CDS encoding DUF4003 domain-containing protein gives MITLQQKLEQYTHIYAQLKGELRWKTGDSRTGMMIAAMYAGSDKPFDLGRFLQISSYINDQVGMFSYLKSYHRFVVAATLDIHFTYYKEAFQQFLDLYERLVAGGFSRSIFTYLAAAALLPEDNGQHETRIQRSLQVYKRMKEDHFFLTSTNDYPLAVLLAGQPEKVETLMDRVERLYHKLAATGMHKGNDLQFLSHILSLKKDVSEDILVARCTNIWNLLKQEKVKVKQMHYPAIGLLALLEDGEKEVPSVWAFIEKLQGDKLFRWHTDANILIAIQLFVSQKGAESHAANTGLQTMIEVLIQAQQAAMIAAITASSAAASASSSS, from the coding sequence ATGATTACATTGCAACAGAAGCTGGAGCAGTATACACACATATATGCACAGTTGAAGGGAGAACTAAGGTGGAAAACCGGTGATTCTCGGACAGGGATGATGATTGCCGCTATGTATGCAGGCAGCGATAAGCCGTTTGATCTTGGGCGTTTTTTACAAATTAGTAGTTATATTAATGATCAGGTAGGGATGTTTTCATATTTGAAGTCCTATCATCGCTTTGTGGTTGCAGCAACATTAGATATTCACTTTACATATTACAAAGAAGCGTTTCAACAGTTTCTAGACTTATATGAACGATTGGTCGCTGGTGGCTTTAGCCGGAGTATATTCACTTATTTGGCAGCAGCAGCGCTTTTACCAGAAGACAATGGACAGCATGAAACACGCATTCAGCGGTCGCTGCAAGTATATAAACGCATGAAAGAGGATCACTTCTTTCTTACAAGCACAAATGATTACCCGCTCGCTGTTTTGCTAGCAGGACAACCAGAGAAAGTAGAGACACTTATGGATCGAGTGGAACGTCTCTATCACAAGCTGGCGGCAACTGGTATGCACAAAGGGAATGATCTTCAATTTTTAAGTCATATTCTTTCTCTAAAGAAGGATGTCAGTGAAGATATTTTAGTAGCACGCTGCACAAATATATGGAACCTGCTAAAGCAAGAAAAGGTAAAAGTTAAACAGATGCATTATCCGGCTATCGGGCTACTAGCGTTGCTTGAGGATGGAGAGAAAGAGGTCCCTTCTGTTTGGGCATTCATTGAAAAATTGCAGGGGGACAAGCTATTCCGCTGGCATACGGATGCAAATATTCTTATTGCTATTCAACTATTCGTAAGTCAAAAAGGTGCGGAAAGTCACGCTGCCAACACAGGCTTACAAACAATGATAGAGGTTCTCATACAGGCGCAGCAGGCAGCTATGATAGCAGCAATTACCGCTTCCTCCGCAGCAGCTTCTGCCAGCAGTAGTTCATAA
- a CDS encoding IS66 family insertion sequence element accessory protein TnpB — protein sequence MKRHLLKKEWETYIQDYKNSGLSKVAWCQKQNLSVHRLYYWLKKLSPETEDQNKNERVNWISMNVPGVEENIHATIRIHIQETTIELDVPFTPQVLLQVMQAVKQQ from the coding sequence ATGAAAAGACACCTATTAAAGAAAGAATGGGAAACTTATATTCAAGACTATAAAAACAGTGGATTATCAAAAGTTGCCTGGTGTCAAAAACAGAACCTATCAGTTCATCGGCTATATTACTGGCTGAAAAAATTATCACCTGAAACTGAAGATCAAAATAAAAATGAGCGTGTGAATTGGATTTCTATGAATGTCCCTGGCGTAGAAGAAAACATACATGCCACCATTCGAATTCACATTCAAGAAACAACCATTGAATTGGATGTACCTTTTACTCCACAAGTGCTCCTACAAGTGATGCAAGCGGTGAAACAACAATGA
- a CDS encoding SMI1/KNR4 family protein yields MQKIDMFIEWAKKHNWAIAGKENDELELCYEITERYSEIPKEYEVFMKKIKKCISLSEKTWFICEDEYNSKSNIAFKWNEFEMLSLNVAEGDEEWKAEISNWWSGYFPIIMSVGNGYSFYAIDLKDERGAIVIGNEPEFEETEKIAENFYEFLDLIMLQKIELS; encoded by the coding sequence ATGCAAAAAATTGATATGTTCATTGAGTGGGCAAAAAAACATAATTGGGCAATAGCAGGCAAGGAAAACGATGAACTGGAATTATGTTATGAGATTACTGAAAGATATAGTGAAATTCCAAAAGAGTACGAAGTATTTATGAAAAAAATAAAAAAATGTATTTCTCTAAGTGAAAAAACTTGGTTCATATGTGAAGATGAATATAATTCGAAATCTAATATAGCATTTAAGTGGAATGAATTTGAAATGTTAAGTCTAAACGTAGCTGAAGGCGATGAAGAGTGGAAAGCAGAAATATCAAATTGGTGGAGTGGATATTTTCCTATAATAATGTCGGTAGGAAATGGATACTCATTTTATGCAATTGACTTAAAAGATGAGAGGGGAGCAATTGTAATAGGAAATGAACCAGAATTTGAAGAAACAGAAAAAATTGCAGAAAATTTCTATGAATTTTTAGATTTAATAATGTTACAAAAGATAGAATTATCATAG
- a CDS encoding GntP family permease has translation MELVIILLALSMLMFVAYRGFSVILFAPIFALFAVFLTEPSFVLPFFSNIFMEKMVGFIKLYFPVFLLGAIFGKVVEMSGIADSIAKTIIELVGEKRTILAIVLMGAVLTYSGVSVYVVVFAIYPFAAKLFRQANIPKRLIPGTIVLGAATFTMDALPGSPQIQNVIPTTFFKTDIYAAPILGILGAIFVLTLGLLYLESRRKKAEAAGEGYYGFQDGNSEMAATMELQQNIKSERPAVEITRIQQAIAFVPLILVGVMNKFFTMAIPTWYPNGFDFSLIGMEAFGKVELSGVLGIWSVELALIIGIITTLLLYWKRVVTGFQAGLNTSIGGALLATMNTGAEFGFGGVIAALPGFAIIRDSISTTFTNPLVNGAVTTNILAGITGSASGGMGIVLSAMGDKFIAAADQYNIPLEVMHRIVSMASGGMDTLPHNGAIITILTVTGLTHKQSYRDIFAVTVLKTIAVFLVIAFYSMTGIY, from the coding sequence TTGGAGTTAGTCATTATTTTATTAGCACTTAGTATGCTCATGTTCGTTGCATACAGAGGGTTTTCCGTTATTTTATTTGCACCGATTTTTGCACTGTTTGCTGTATTTTTAACAGAACCTAGTTTTGTTTTACCATTCTTCTCAAACATTTTTATGGAAAAGATGGTAGGTTTTATTAAGTTATATTTCCCTGTTTTCTTGCTCGGGGCTATTTTTGGTAAAGTAGTAGAAATGTCAGGTATTGCGGATTCAATTGCGAAAACAATTATTGAATTAGTGGGTGAAAAACGGACGATTTTGGCAATTGTATTGATGGGTGCTGTTTTAACGTATAGTGGTGTAAGCGTTTATGTTGTTGTGTTCGCTATTTATCCGTTTGCGGCAAAGCTGTTTCGCCAGGCGAATATTCCAAAACGTTTAATACCAGGAACTATTGTCCTTGGAGCTGCTACTTTTACGATGGATGCACTCCCTGGGTCGCCGCAAATTCAAAATGTTATTCCGACAACGTTTTTTAAGACGGATATATATGCAGCGCCAATACTTGGGATACTCGGGGCGATTTTTGTTCTTACACTTGGTTTATTATATTTAGAAAGTCGTCGTAAGAAGGCAGAAGCTGCTGGGGAAGGATATTATGGATTTCAAGATGGGAATTCTGAAATGGCTGCAACTATGGAGTTACAGCAAAACATAAAGTCCGAACGTCCAGCTGTTGAGATTACAAGAATACAGCAGGCTATAGCTTTTGTACCACTTATTTTAGTTGGAGTCATGAATAAATTTTTTACAATGGCAATTCCAACATGGTATCCGAATGGTTTTGATTTTTCTTTAATTGGAATGGAGGCATTTGGGAAGGTTGAACTGTCTGGAGTACTTGGTATATGGTCTGTAGAATTAGCGCTTATTATTGGTATTATTACGACACTTTTATTATATTGGAAGCGGGTTGTGACAGGATTCCAAGCAGGGTTAAATACAAGTATTGGAGGGGCTTTGCTTGCAACAATGAATACAGGAGCAGAATTTGGATTTGGTGGAGTAATTGCAGCACTTCCAGGATTTGCGATTATCCGAGATAGTATTTCTACGACGTTTACAAATCCACTTGTGAACGGTGCTGTAACGACAAATATTCTTGCAGGTATTACAGGTTCAGCCTCAGGTGGAATGGGAATTGTTTTAAGTGCAATGGGAGATAAATTTATCGCTGCTGCAGACCAATACAATATTCCACTCGAAGTGATGCATCGCATTGTTTCTATGGCATCAGGAGGAATGGATACGTTGCCTCATAACGGAGCAATTATTACCATACTTACAGTTACAGGGCTAACGCATAAACAATCGTACCGTGACATATTTGCAGTTACGGTTTTAAAAACAATTGCTGTATTTTTAGTTATTGCATTCTATAGTATGACAGGAATTTATTAA
- a CDS encoding phosphotransferase: protein MDFHPENIILANHGPIVIDWSTVGGGDPFADVARTVVILRHAVLPKSMPSSLKEGIHSLRNEFCNEYIAQYLHLSKGTWQDIKQWILPVMAARLTEGIPDEEKDILYLEICKFI, encoded by the coding sequence ATGGATTTCCATCCTGAAAACATCATACTTGCCAATCATGGTCCTATCGTCATAGATTGGTCCACAGTAGGTGGTGGCGATCCATTTGCAGACGTAGCACGAACTGTTGTTATACTTCGACATGCCGTTCTTCCTAAAAGCATGCCCTCTTCTTTAAAAGAAGGTATCCATTCATTACGAAATGAATTTTGTAATGAATACATAGCTCAGTATTTACATTTATCGAAAGGTACATGGCAAGATATAAAGCAGTGGATATTGCCAGTTATGGCAGCAAGATTAACAGAAGGAATACCTGATGAAGAGAAAGACATACTATATTTAGAGATTTGTAAGTTCATTTAG